One Deltaproteobacteria bacterium genomic window carries:
- a CDS encoding histone deacetylase: MIPLWRNREGYYTLRRDDTHTDLFHFPLGKAFLLCADPWDGHKVIYTDTPRRTGFVGSDAYLSHGTPAGHPEGPKRLSMLGEAIRREGMLESLILLEPYTPGMEALHAVHDPAYLESFRGAVERGDRYFATQDCAIGAGSYDAALLAAGGVMAGIDAVFTDRADNVFCAVRPPGHHAGRDSAMGFCFVNNVAVGAAYARSAYGISRICIVDWDVHHGNGTQDLFAEDPETLFVSIHEHPSFCYPGTGRRMEKGKGAGVGATLNVPLVPHAGDRELIEEFDREVVPAVEAFWPELILLSAGFDAHRDDPVADLECTEEGYVHMTRALLAIADRHCQGRVVSVLEGGYRGDTLVSSALAHIRTLQGRQ; encoded by the coding sequence ATGATCCCCCTCTGGCGGAACCGGGAAGGGTACTACACCTTACGCCGGGACGACACGCACACCGACCTGTTCCATTTCCCCCTCGGGAAGGCGTTCCTCCTGTGCGCGGACCCGTGGGACGGCCACAAGGTGATCTACACGGACACGCCGAGGCGCACCGGGTTCGTCGGGTCGGATGCGTACCTTTCGCACGGGACGCCGGCCGGCCACCCCGAGGGGCCGAAACGGCTTTCGATGCTGGGCGAGGCGATCCGCCGGGAGGGGATGCTCGAAAGCCTGATCCTCCTGGAACCGTACACCCCCGGGATGGAGGCGCTCCACGCCGTCCACGACCCGGCGTACCTCGAGTCGTTCCGGGGTGCGGTCGAGCGGGGCGACCGGTACTTCGCCACCCAGGACTGCGCGATCGGCGCCGGGAGCTACGACGCCGCGCTGCTGGCGGCCGGCGGGGTGATGGCGGGGATCGACGCCGTGTTCACCGACCGGGCCGACAACGTCTTCTGCGCCGTGCGGCCGCCGGGGCACCACGCGGGACGCGACTCGGCGATGGGGTTCTGCTTCGTGAACAACGTGGCCGTCGGGGCCGCCTACGCCCGCTCCGCCTACGGGATCTCCCGGATCTGCATCGTCGACTGGGACGTCCACCACGGCAACGGGACCCAGGATCTGTTCGCGGAGGACCCGGAGACGCTCTTCGTCAGCATCCATGAACACCCTTCATTCTGCTACCCGGGAACCGGCCGCCGGATGGAGAAGGGGAAGGGAGCGGGGGTGGGGGCGACGCTCAACGTCCCGCTGGTGCCGCACGCGGGGGACCGGGAGCTGATCGAGGAGTTCGATCGCGAGGTCGTGCCCGCCGTGGAGGCGTTCTGGCCGGAGCTGATCCTTCTGTCCGCCGGCTTCGATGCGCACAGGGACGACCCCGTGGCGGACCTGGAGTGCACCGAGGAAGGGTACGTCCACATGACGCGGGCGCTCCTTGCGATCGCGGACCGGCACTGCCAGGGGCGGGTGGTCTCGGTGCTGGAAGGCGGATACCGGGGCGACACGCTCGTCTCGTCCGCGCTCGCCCACATCCGGACCCTGCAGGGGAGGCAATAA